In Pogoniulus pusillus isolate bPogPus1 chromosome 41, bPogPus1.pri, whole genome shotgun sequence, a genomic segment contains:
- the AP1M1 gene encoding AP-1 complex subunit mu-1 produces MSASAVYVLDLKGKVLICRNYRGDVDMSEVEHFMPILMEKEEEGTLSPILAHGGVRFMWIKHNNLYLVATSKKNACVSLVFSFLYKVVQVFSEYFKELEEESIRDNFVIIYELLDELMDFGYPQTTDSKILQEYITQEGHKLETGAPRPPATVTNAVSWRSEGIKYRKNEVFLDVIESVNLLVSANGNVLRSEIVGSIKMRVFLSGMPELRLGLNDKVLFDNTGRGKSKSVELEDVKFHQCVRLSRFENDRTISFIPPDGEFELMSYRLNTHVKPLIWIESVIEKHSHSRIEYMIKAKSQFKRRSTANNVEIHIPVPNDADSPKFKTTVGSVKWVPENSEIVWSIKSFPGGKEYLMRAHFGLPSVEAEDKEGKPPISVKFEIPYFTTSGIQVRYLKIIEKSGYQALPWVRYITQNGDYQLRTQ; encoded by the exons atgTCGGCCAGCGCTGTCTACGTGCTGGACCTGAAGGGGAAG GTTCTCATCTGTCGCAATTACCGCGGCGATGTGGACATGTCAGAGGTGGAGCATTTCATGCCGATCCtgatggagaaggaggaggaggggacacTGTCTCCTATTCTGGCACACGGGGGAGTTCGCTTCATGTGGATTAAGCACAACAACCTCTACC TTGTTGCAACTTCTAAGAAAAACGCCTGTGTGTCCCTGGTGTTCTCATTTTTATACAAAGTAGTTCAG GTGTTTTCTGAATATTTCAAGGAGTtggaagaagaaagcattagagATAATTTTGTTATTATTTATGAGCTGTTAGATGAGTTGATGGATTTTGGTTATCCACAGACCACTGACAGTAAAATCTTACAAGA ATACATCACTCAGGAAGGTCACAAACTTGAAACTGGAGCTCCACGTCCACCTGCCACTGTTACAAATGCTGTGTCGTGGAGATCAGAAGGGATAAAGTACAGGAAGAATGAGGTGTTCCTGGATGTGATAGAGTCTGTTAACCTTTTG gtCAGTGCCAACGGGAACGTGCTGCGGAGCGAGATCGTGGGCTCCATCAAGATGAGAGTCTTCCTCTCGGGAATGCCAGAGCTGCGCCTGGGCCTGAATGACAAAGTCCTCTTTGACAACACAGGCC GTGGCAAAAGTAAATCAGTAGAGCTGGAGGATGTGAAGTTCCACCAGTGTGTGCGTCTGTCCCGCTTCGAAAACGACAGAACCATCTCCTTCATCCCCCCCGACGGCGAGTTTGAGCTCATGTCCTATCGCCTCAACACCCAT GTCAAGCCACTGATCTGGATTGAGTCTGTGATTGAAAAGCATTCCCACAGCCGCATCGAGTACATGATCAAG GCCAAGAGCCAGTTCAAGCGGCGATCCACGGCCAACAACGTGGAGATTCACATCCCGGTTCCCAACGACGCCGACTCGCCcaagtttaaaaccactgtggGAAGTGTCAAATGGGTTCCAGAGAACAGTGAAATTGTCTGGTCCATTAAATCCTTTCCA GGTGGAAAAGAATACCTGATGAGAGCTCACTTTGGACTGCCAAGTGTTGAAGCTgaagataaggaagggaaaccTCCCATTAGTGTGAAGTTTGAGATTCCATATTTCACCACTTCAGGAATCCAG
- the FAM32A gene encoding protein FAM32A gives MADYEAVQRGPLRLKGSGGAVGAGKRKKKKAKEKAQILEQIVSSKKQEEEKKRGLDKRTPAQVAYEKMQEKRQMERILKKASKTHKQRVEDFNRHLDTLTEHYDIPKVSWTK, from the exons ATGGCGGATTACGAGGCGGTGCAGCGCGGACCGCTGCGGCTGAagggcagcggcggggccgtGGGAGCCGGCAAGCG gaagaagaagaaggcgAAGGAGAAGGCTCAGATCCTGGAGCAGATCGTGAGCAGcaagaagcaggaggaggagaagaagcgCGGCCTGGACAAGCGGACCCCGGCGCAGGTGGCCTACGAGAAGATGCAGGAGAAGCGG CAAATGGAAAGGATCCTGAAGAAAGCCTCCAAAACCCACAAGCAGCGAGTGGAG GACTTCAACAGGCACTTGGATACCCTGACTGAGCATTATGACATTCCTAAAGTCAGCTGGACGAAGTGA